From Hymenobacter sediminicola:
TCCTTCACGATGTTGCGGCGGGCCGCAAACCGGTCCTGGCCCACGTAGAGCACCGCTTTTTCGTTGAGCGAGCCGTCGTTGTTGAGGATGTCGATAACGGGCAGGTTGTGCTTGACACCCAGCTCGTAGTCGTTCAAATCGTGGGCCGGCGTCACCTTCAGCGCACCCGTCCCGAAGTCGATGCTCACGTACTCGTCCAGAATCACCGGAATTTCGCGGCCCAGCAGCGGAATCCGCACCTTCGCGCCGTGCAAATGGGTATAGCGCGGGTCGTTGGGGTTCACCGCCACCGCCACATCGGCCATGATGGTTTCGGGCCGGGAAGTAGCCACGGTCAGGAACTGCCCCTCCTGCCCCACTACTTCATACCGCAAATGGTACATCTTGGCCATGACGTCCTTGGGAATCACTTCCTCGTCGCTGATGGCCGTTTGGCTTTGCGGGTCCCAGTTCACCATCCGGACGCCACGATACACGAGGCCCTTCTGGTGCAAATCCACGAACACGCGCAGCACGGCCTCGGTCAGCTCGGGCTCCATCGTGAAGCGCGTCCGGTCCCAGTCGCAGGAGGCGCCCAGCTGCTTGAGTTGCTCCAGGATGATGCCGCCATACTTTTCCTTCCAGGCAAAGGCGTGCTCCAGAAACTGTTCCCGGGTCAGGTCCTTCTTCTCGATGCCCTGTTCCTTCAGCAAGGCCACCACCTTGGCCTCGGTGGCAATGGAAGCGTGGTCGGTGCCGGGCACCCAGCAGGCTTCCTTGCCCTGCATGCGCGCGCGGCGCACCAGCACATCCTGAATGGTATTGTTGAGCATGTGGCCCATGTGCAGCACGCCCGTTACGTTGGGCGGCGGAATCACCACGGTGTAGGGCTGTTTGCGGGGGTTGGCCCGGGCTTTGAAGAAGCCCTGCTCCTGCCAGCGCTGGTACCACTTGGCTTCAACGTCGGCGGGCGTATAGGTTTTGGCGATGGACATCGTCAAGAGGGAATAAGATCAGTGCAGAATACCCGCAAAAGTAGGCATTTCGGGCGGGGGGCGGAAATGGGCCGTTTTAGGCGAAAGGTGTGGACTTCGCGTTCAGGTATTGCCGGCCGGCTAGCTTTACACACGCCCTTCTTTCTGATATTTATCGGGTTCATATCTTGCAGAAACCGTATTTTGGCGCTTCGCAAGGGTGCCTTCCTCTGCCTTTTCCTAGGTATTGCCGTTTTAGTTTTCCCCTGTTTCCTTTCTTGTAGTTGATGCGTGCGTATGGCTCTTTTCTCTTTTCGTAAACCGTCAGCCTCCAAAGCAGCCCCCACGTTACCAGTTGCTGCCCCACCTCAAGCTACGAGCACAGCTCCTTCTTTCGCCGGTTCTATTCGGGTAGGCATGGGCCAGTTGCTGGTAGAGGGCGGGGAGCCAGAGCGTAACATGGAGCGCGCCGCCCAGATGATTGCCGAGGCCGCCCGCCAGACCTGCGACGTTGTGCTGCTGCCCGAAACACTGGATTTTGCCTGGACACACCCTAGTGCCCTTACTGAGGCTCAGCCTATCCCGGGCCTCTACTCCGACCGGCTCTGCCAGGAAGCCCTGCGCCACCAAGTATATGTGTGCGCGGGCCTGACGGAACGTGGCCCCGACGGCCGCAACTACAACGCCGCCATTCTCATCAACCCCAAAGGTGAAATTCTTACCAAATACCACAAAATCAACCTTCTGACTGTAGAACAACCTTTCTATGCAGTAGGCCAGACCCTGAACGTAGTGGACACTCCGCTCGGCAAAATCGGGGTCAATATCTGCGCCGACAACTTCCTAGATGGCCTCAGCATTGGGCACACGCTGGCCCGCATGGGTGCCGAATTCATTCTGTCGCCTTCTTCTTGGACTGTGGACTACTCCATTACGGAAGAAGACGACCCATACCGCGAGAAATGGGTAAAGCCCTATTCCATTCTGGCTCAGCTCTATAACGTAGCCATTGTAGGCACTACATCTGTGGGCTACATTGTGGGTGGCCCGTATGAGGGCAAAAAAAGTGTGGGCTGCTCATTAGCTGTCGATGCGCTGGGTGTCCGGGCCCAGGGCACTTTCAATGAGTTTGCCGGTGACCTGGTTGTGGCAGAACTACCGCGGCCAATCCGGGCGGAGAAAGGCACGCAGATCGGGGAAATGCTGCTGCGCAAAGGATTCCGCTTTGATGTGCTGCCCGGTTAATTTTTTGCCAATCCACTTTCTTTTAATCCCTCTTTAACTCGGCTATGCCAATTTGCAGGCATATTCCGTTCCGCTACCGCATGACTCAACTTTACCAACAGTGCACCCGCTGCATCATGGATACCACCGTACCCGGTATTCAGTTCGATACGCGTGGTGAATGCAATTTCTGCGCTGTACACGACCACATGGACCACGCTTTTCCTTTAGGAGAAGCCGGCCGCCGGAAGGTGCAGGAAATAGCAGATGATATTAAGCAGCTTGGCAAAGGCAAAAAGTACGACTGCGTATTGGGGGTAAGTGGTGGCCGCGACTCCTCCTATACCATCTGGTACTGCGTGGTAAAACTGGGGTTGCGGCCCTTGGCGGTGCATTTCAACGACGGGTTCGGTAATCCGGTAGCTGGCGAGAACATGATTAAGGCATGCCGCAAGCTGGGCGTAGAAATGCGCACCATCACATCGGACTGGCGCGAATCCAAGGACCTCAAAATTGCCTTCCTTAAAGCCTCGACTCCCGATATGGAAGAAGGCACCGATGTGGGCATTGCCACTGCTCTGTACGGCGTAGCCGCCAAGGAAGGCATTCAGCGCATTGTCATTGGGCAGTCGTTCCGTACGGAGGGGATTGCGCCGCTGAGTTGGAACTACCTGGATGGCAAGTACCTGAAAGCAGTGCAGAAGCAGTTCGGCACGGTGCCGCTACGCCCCTGGAAACCCGATGACCCGGGATTCAATCTGGGCATTAAGGAAATGTTCTACTATGCTTTCGTGCGCCGCATCAAAACCGTGACTCTACTCTACCACGTGGATTACGTGCGGGCTGACGTGGATGAACTGCTGGAGCGGGAACTGGACTGGGTGAACCCCGGCGCGCACTACTTCGACGACCTCTACCAAAGCGTCATCTACTACCTCAACCGCACCAAGTTCAACATCGACCGACGGCTGTTCAATTACTCAGCCTTGGTGCGCTCGGGCCAAATGAGCCGCGAAACGGCGCTCGAACGAGTTAGTCACGTCAATAAGATCGAAGACGAAAAGGTTATTTCTCTTTGCATCAAACGGCTGGGCCTGACGCGGGAAGAATTTGAGCAGATTGTGGCAACCCCACCCAAAACCTTCCGGGATTATCCCAACAATTATGCGCTGATTCAGCAGCTGCGCTGGCCCATCAAAATGCTCAGCCGCCTGAACCTGATTCCGGAATCCGCTTACGATAAGTATTTCAACTGCGGCACCTAAGCGTAGATGCTCACTTGGTTGTGAGCATGTGCCACGGGCGGCACCGGATTAGTCAAACAAACGCCGCCACAACAAACAAGAGGCTTGCCAGTTGGCAAGCCTCTTGTTTGTTCAACGCAAATCATCTGACTATAAAAGCCGTGATTAGGCGTGCAACCATTCTTTTTTGGCCGTCAGCTTCTCCTGCGATTCGCGGTAGTCAGGGTCGTCTACGCAGCAATCAACGGGGCACACAGCAGCGCACTGGGGCTCTTCGTGGAAACCGACGCATTCCGTGCACTTATCGGACACGATGTAGTAGTACTCGTCGGAGACGGGTGTTTGGGGTGCTACCCCTGACACAGTCTGACCTCCATCAACAGTTACTTCCTTCAGCGTGGTGCCATCAGACCAGCGCCAGGCAGCGCCGCCTTCGTAGATGGCCGTATTGGGGCATTCCGGTTCGCAGGCACCACAGTTGATGCACTCGTCGGTTATCATGATGGCCATAGCCGTGGAATCAGTTTAGTGAGTAGTCGGAACGTTATAACGCAGAAAAAGGCTACATGGCAGCCTAACTGGTAGGCAAAAGTAGAAACTAACTCGTAGCCTTGCGAGTTTTTTACTACTAGTGCCCGCAGATAGTACGAAGCCGGCAGGTGAAACGGCTCGTTTGACGTTCTTGCGTCTGTTTACCGGCAACTGCTCCGGCACCTCAGCTTCGCTACCGCCTTCTTTCTGACACTCTACTCCCGCTCATGACCCATACCGAACGACTCACCGCCTTTGTTGCCCTGGGTCAGCTGCTGAGCCACCTTTCCAAAGATGAACTGGCCTCTCTCACGTCCCGTGCCCGCAACCAGAATGCCTGGTTTGATGGGCCGAATGTTGAATCTGCTATTCGTGGGGTAGCAGAGCTTCTGGCTGAAGGAAAACTACTCCATTGGGCGGCACGCTACCCTGCCGAACCTGCTACGCCCCGGCAGATAGGCGTTGTGATGGCCGGTAATATTCCGCTGGTGGGTTTCCATGATGCGCTGTGCGTGCTGCTGAGCGGCCATACGTTGCTGGCCAAGCTCAGCAAAGACGATACGGTACTGATGCAATGGATTCTAGAGGAGTTGACGCGCCTGGAGCCACGCTTTGCCGAACGGATTCAGGTAGTAGACCGCCTCAACGCTGCCGACGCCTTCATTGCCACCGGCTCTGACAATACTGCCCGCTACTTCGAGTATTACTTCGGTAAGAAACCCAACATTATCCGACGTAACCGCACCAGCGTAGCCGTACTTACAGGCCGCGAAGAGGCGCATGATCTGGGTTTGCTGGGTGAAGACATCTTCCGTTACTATGGCTTGGGCTGCCGCAACGTGAGCAAGCTATATGTGCCCAAGAACTACGATTTTACGCCTTTGCTCGACTCCTTGCAGCCCTGGCACCACATCCCTGACCACCACAAGTACCAGAACAACTACGACTACAACAAGAGTATTCTGCTCGTAAACCGCGTGCCACATCTCGACACCGGATTTCTGCTACTGACGGAAAGCGCACAGCTCGTTTCGCCGATTTCGGTGCTGCACTACAGCACATATTCCAGCGAAGTAGATCTGGTGGATCAGTTGACGGATGTAGCTACTCAGACTCAGTGCATTGTGTCGGGCGGCGGGCAGTGGGCGGGCAGCTTTCCTTTTGGGCGGGCACAGTGTCCCACCGTTTCCGATTATGCCGATGGCGTAGATACGATGGCCTTTTTGGCGGAGCTAGCGTAAAACACAGCAGAACGGTAAGGCACGGTTTTCGCCTCGCACCATCTCGGGTTTTGTGGTATCTGCCTCATGAATTCCTCATTGGCTGGCGGCCATATTCCGGCCTCCTGCCGTTCTCTGACCTTTTAGCTTCCACTTTTATGTCTCTGCCACTCCCGACTCTCGCTGCCGAGGTAATCGATAAAGACCTCATTCCAACTCTGCGCTTCCCCCACGATGACGTGCTGACTGACCCAGCCGATATCAAACAGCGCCGCCATGATGCGGAACGCGCCACCAGCCTCGGCAACAACTACCATGGTAAGCTGGATATTTATTTTCAGACTGATGATGGCGCCGTGAAGCGCGTGTACACTACCATCTGGGCTACTCATGAGGAATACCTCACGCTAAAGTCCGGCATCACGCTGCCGCTACATGCTGTGCTGGCATTCGACTTTTACTAGTCGGTGCTTGACACGCTTGAAGCCACAGTAGGGCCCGTGTTTCCGGATGCTATGTGCCGGATTCATTTTTGTCTACAAAAGAAAGGCTTGCCATGTGGCAAGCCTTTCTTTTTTACTGTGGCTACAAGCTCTTTCTGACCTAGATACGGTCCAGGGTATTCTGAATCAGGTCGTTGACAACGTCTTCTGAGTTGGTGGCGAATTCGCCGGTAGCGCGGTTGGCCACAATGGCATTCAACGACACTACTTCGTGGCCCAACATACGGCCCAGCGCATAGTAGCCAGCCGTTTCCATCTCGAAATTGGTCAGCCGGAACTCGCCTTCTGCGCTTTGGTAGCGGAAGTTTTGGAACTGCTGAATCAGATCGGGAATACGCAGGTCGAGGCGCAGCACGCGCCCCTGCGGACCGTAAAAGCCAGGGCACGTGAGCGTGTTGCCGACTACCATCCCAGCGCCCAGTTGCTCGCGCAGCAAATCGTTGCCGCGCACGCAGTATGGACGGTAGCTCAGGCCTAGTGCCTGCTGCACACCACTCGCTACTTCCACTTCCAAGCCGGTTTCTACCAGCGGATAAAACTGCATCAGCGAGTCGAGGCCCACGGCATGCTCGGTTACGAGGTGCGAGCCCACCGGAATATCGGCCTGCAGCGCACCGCTGGTTCCTACGCGCACAATCCGCAGCGCAATCCGCTCTTCCAAGGGCCGCGGCTCCCGCGTTACGAAGTCGATGTTGACCAATGCATCCAGCTCATTGAGCAGAATATCTATGTTGTCGGTGCCCATACCGGTGCTGATGACCGTGAGGCGCTTGCCTTTATAATAGCCCACATGGGTCACAAACTCGCGCTTCTGCATCACCGTCTCAATGGAGTCGAAGTGCTGGCTGACGAGTGGCACCCGCTCCGGGTCGCCGACGGTAATGATAGTATCGGAAATGTGGTCGGGCTGCAGATTCAGGTGATAGATGCTGCCATCCTTGTTGAGGATAAATTCGGAGTCGGCGATGGGCATAGTGGGAGGGATTAAGGGAAAGGAAGGTGCAATGGTACTGAAAAACGGAATATTGGGCAGCTGCCAAACCAAGGCTACTGCAGAACGAAAAGGACCTTGTCGCGCCGGAATGAGTCGTGCAAACGACAGCCATTCCAGCAGGACAAGGTCCTGACCGGGAAATGATAAGCGCCTACCTCACTGGGGCGCGGTAGGAAATCAGGCCTTGCTCAGGACTGTAATGGTTGCTGATTTTGGGATAGGTACCCGTACCATCATAAGGGCGCTTGTCGGGGTGCTCCAGGCAGGTAGCAGAGCAGGCGCCTTCCAATTGCTGGCCGCAGGTTTCGCAGAGCGGCACGTGGGCGTTGCAGTGCGGATTAGCGCAGTTCACCATCCGGTCGGAAAGCGTGCCGCAATGGTGGCAGTGGCTGATAACGGTGGGGTTGACGCTGTTCACATCCACAGCCACCCGGCCATCAAACACATAGCACTTACCGTCGAAATCTTCGCCGCCAGCCTCCAGTCCGTACTTGATAATGCCGCCGTGCAGCTGGTAGACGTCCTCGAAGCCCTGCTCCAGCAAAAAGGCGCTGGCTTTCTCGCACTTGATGCCACCAGTGCAGTATGTCAGGATTTTCTTGCCTTTGTACTGCTCCAGCTCGGCCACCTTCTCCGGAAACTCGCGGAAATTCTCGATGTCGAGGGTGACAGCGTTTTTGAAACGGCCCAGTTCATGCTCGTAGTCGGAGCGCACGTCCAGCACCACCACATCTTCCTGGTCTTTCAGGTCCCGAAACTCCTGCGGCGAAAGATGCACGCCGGTCCGCTCATAGGGCTTGATGTGGGGCAGCCCCACATGCACGATTTCCGGCTTCACGCGCACGTGCAGCTTCTGAAAAGTGTGCGCGGCAGCGGGTTCTACTTTAAATTCCAGCGTCGCAAAACGCGGATCGGCCTTCACTATGCGCATGTACTCCGCACAATCAGCCACGGTGCCCGATACGGTACCGTTCAGGCCCTCAGGGGCCACAATGATGCGCCCCCGCAGATTCAGATGTAGGCACAGCCGATGATGCTCGTCGCGGAACTGCTCCGGATTGTCAATCGGCGTGTAGCAGTAATACAGCAGAACGTGGTAGTCCATCTTTTTAATAGAAGTGAGATGTCGGAGCCTAGAGCCGAGAAATTCTTATGCTATTTCTCGAGTCTACCCTCCATCTTCTAAGTTCTCAAGTTTATACTTTCTGAGCGGGGTTGCCGAACACTGTCTGGTTCGCAGGCACATCGGCTACCACTACTGAACCAGCGCCAACACGGGCCTTGTTGCCGATTTTGACGCCGGCCACCACTATAGCTCCCGCCCCAATAAAGGCCTGCTCCCCTACCGTTACATCGGCGTTGAGGATAGCTCCGGCCCCGAGTTGTGCGTAGTCGCCCAGGTCTGCGCGGGCATCCACCACGGCATTGGGTCCAATCAGGCAGCCGTTGCCGATTTTGGCCGTGCCCACTACCACTGCGTTTGCACTTATCAGGTTGCCATGGCCCAACCACGCATGCACCGACACGCTGGCACGCTGATGGATGGCATTGACCGGTACAGCCTGATACTCTTCGTGCAGCATGTTGGTAAGGCTGCGGCGGCTGGCAGTGTCTTCGGTAGCCACAAACACCTCACACTTTTTGCCCAGTAGCTTGAGCAGTTCCTTGTCGTCGGTGCTGCCCATTACGGGCACATCAAACAGCTCCGTGTTTTGCAGCTTGGTATCGTCGTCGAGGAGGCAATACACCACCAAGTCGTTAGAAAGAAAGGCATCGAGGGCAGAGGTGCCCACCGTTTGGGCACCGAGTATGATAATAGGATTTTCCATGCGAAGCGAAAAGCGGCCAGCGGCCGGCAGAGTTCCAAAACGCAAATTTAAGGATTCGTTTGCTCGTATGCCTTACCGGTAGCCAGCAGCAGCCTTACATTCCGATGCGTCGTAGCCAGCGGGCGGCCTCAACGTGCTGCAACCCCAGCCACAGCAAGTAGGGCAGCAGGGCCACCCGATACCGATTGAGGGTTCCCAGATTGGGCGTACTCAGGCCCAACAGCGCCGCCAGCAGCAAGCAATACACCAACAGGGCCACCACCGCTGCAAACGGCAAGAACCCGGCCCGCCCACGGGCTGTTTCTACGGCAGCCCACAACAGCAAGGCCAGCAGCAGCAGGTTTTCGAGGCCGGCCGCGGCATAAAGCGGGCCGCTTCCCTCCCAGGGCCAGGGGCGGCTCAGAGTGGCGCCGATTGCTTGCGGGGCGTGTTGCAGGAGGCTTTCTCCCGTGGGCCGAAGATTTGGGTAGTCGAGGTGCGGACGGCTGCCGGAATTCTGCTGTAGCGTATGGTAGTTGATGAGCAGGCGGCTGGTAAACTTATTGAGGCTGAACACCGGGCTGATTTCTCCCAGCATCCAGGCTCCGCCGAGCAGCCATCCGGCCATCAGCAGCACCGCCACCCCGCGCCGGGGGCCGCCCAGTAGCCGCTCCACCACCCGTATCAGCCCCAGGCCCGACAACGCCGCCAGCAGCAACCCGGCAAAGAAGAAGCGCATTTGAAAGTGCAACACTGCCAAAACCAAGGCCAAAACCACCGCCCTAGGCCGCACCGGCCGGCTGCCGTAGAGCCAGCCCAGTACCAAGGCTACTACTGCCGCTCCGCTCCCTACCAGCAAGCTTTCCTTCGTGATACCGGACGTCCAGTACACTACGCTCGGCCACATCAGAAAACCAACCAGTACGGCTCCGGCAGGCGTAGCAGGCCAGATTTGGACTACGACTCGAACCAACTCCCAGCACGCCACGAAGCAAAATAGCGAGCAATAAAGCCCCATCAGCAAAGCACTGCCATTGCCAGCCAATTGCAGCCCCGACAGCAGCTTAATGAAGAACATGGTGTTTGAAAACCCGTGGAACACCAGATGCCGTCCGGCAAAGTGAAACTCATTGCTGCCCAGCGTATGCAGCCAGGCTGCCGGGTCGGCCCAGAGTTGCTGATTGACTGAGCGTGACCAACTGAAATAGTACAAAGGGTCGCCGCCGATGAAGTAAGTAGCCACAGCGCAGGCCAGCATTTTTAGGGTCAGCAGCGGCAGTAGCCAGCGGCCCACGAGCGGCTCGGCAAGCCGGAGCCGGAGCCAGTGCCACAGCAGCAGCAGCAGTCCGCTATTCAGTACCAATGCTACCAGCAGCTGCTTCACCGGATGGCCATATTGCGTTGCAGAATCCGGCTCCCGATGGCGCACTGCATGCAGCGGCGCGGCACGCAGTAGCCCCGGTGCAGTGCCAGCAGCCCCTGCGAGTCGGCAGCAGTGCGGTGCACAAATCCTTGTGCGGCATACGCATCGGTAATATGATTGTGCTCAGCAGACAGCTGACTAAGCAGTGCTACGGCACTTTCCACCAGTTCTGGTTGGCCTACGTGCCGCGCATACGCTACGCGCAATGGCACTACCACATTGGTAATCAGAACCTGAATACTGCTTTTGCCTAGTGTGGGCACTTTGCCCGGCACACCCGGCCGGTAATGCCCGCGCCAATAGTCGGTGGTAGGCGCTTGAAAAAAACGTAGTAACGTAGGTACGTCAGCGGCAGAAAGCAGAGCATCGAACAGCGCGGGGCGGGCGTGCAGCACAGCCGCCAGCTGGGCTAGCCGCACCGGCGGGAAGTTGGCCGGCCGCATCCGCAGGAAGTTCCATTCGTGGGCGGCCAGCGCTGTACCATGCAGGCTATACTTGTGGCGCAGAAACTCAAATTCCTGCCGTAGCCCGGTTATATACGCATCCGTGCGGGTGTTTTCATTTTCAGTCAGGAAACCAGCCTGCCCAAACAGCAGTGCCTCCAGTTGGCGGGCATCGTGGCGGTGGCGGCGTAGAATACCCAGTGGCAGGGCTTTGGCCAAGCGCGCCAGCGGCTCACTGTTTTTCTGAAACCCAAACGCGCCGGCCAGCGCGTGGTAGGCAGTGGCTTCCCAGTCCTGGCCCAACTGCTGGTGTAGCTCAGCCACAACCGCCGCTTTTTGCTCCACCCGCTCCAGTAAGGCTCGCTCCGCCATACTTACTCTGGTGATATCAGGTACCGTGCCCAGCAACGGAGCGCAGGGCAGGGTATCGGCTGTATCGGTGGCCAACAGGAGGCGTTCGTAGCTATGCAGGAGTTCCGGCGCAAGGCGCGGAGCCAGTACCAGCGCTGGCACCTCACTCCCATCGAGGCGGCACACGGGCTGGTCGGCTTCAAAGACCACATGCAATACTACCTGGTCGTATTTCGGGTCGTGCTGATGCTTGTGACGGTGCCAGTCGGAGGCGCGGATATGGATTTCCACCGCGCCGTTCCACTCCAC
This genomic window contains:
- a CDS encoding acyl-CoA reductase — encoded protein: MTHTERLTAFVALGQLLSHLSKDELASLTSRARNQNAWFDGPNVESAIRGVAELLAEGKLLHWAARYPAEPATPRQIGVVMAGNIPLVGFHDALCVLLSGHTLLAKLSKDDTVLMQWILEELTRLEPRFAERIQVVDRLNAADAFIATGSDNTARYFEYYFGKKPNIIRRNRTSVAVLTGREEAHDLGLLGEDIFRYYGLGCRNVSKLYVPKNYDFTPLLDSLQPWHHIPDHHKYQNNYDYNKSILLVNRVPHLDTGFLLLTESAQLVSPISVLHYSTYSSEVDLVDQLTDVATQTQCIVSGGGQWAGSFPFGRAQCPTVSDYADGVDTMAFLAELA
- a CDS encoding carbon-nitrogen hydrolase family protein; translation: MALFSFRKPSASKAAPTLPVAAPPQATSTAPSFAGSIRVGMGQLLVEGGEPERNMERAAQMIAEAARQTCDVVLLPETLDFAWTHPSALTEAQPIPGLYSDRLCQEALRHQVYVCAGLTERGPDGRNYNAAILINPKGEILTKYHKINLLTVEQPFYAVGQTLNVVDTPLGKIGVNICADNFLDGLSIGHTLARMGAEFILSPSSWTVDYSITEEDDPYREKWVKPYSILAQLYNVAIVGTTSVGYIVGGPYEGKKSVGCSLAVDALGVRAQGTFNEFAGDLVVAELPRPIRAEKGTQIGEMLLRKGFRFDVLPG
- a CDS encoding 4Fe-4S dicluster domain-containing protein encodes the protein MAIMITDECINCGACEPECPNTAIYEGGAAWRWSDGTTLKEVTVDGGQTVSGVAPQTPVSDEYYYIVSDKCTECVGFHEEPQCAAVCPVDCCVDDPDYRESQEKLTAKKEWLHA
- a CDS encoding nucleoside phosphorylase — protein: MPIADSEFILNKDGSIYHLNLQPDHISDTIITVGDPERVPLVSQHFDSIETVMQKREFVTHVGYYKGKRLTVISTGMGTDNIDILLNELDALVNIDFVTREPRPLEERIALRIVRVGTSGALQADIPVGSHLVTEHAVGLDSLMQFYPLVETGLEVEVASGVQQALGLSYRPYCVRGNDLLREQLGAGMVVGNTLTCPGFYGPQGRVLRLDLRIPDLIQQFQNFRYQSAEGEFRLTNFEMETAGYYALGRMLGHEVVSLNAIVANRATGEFATNSEDVVNDLIQNTLDRI
- a CDS encoding rhodanese-related sulfurtransferase; translated protein: MDYHVLLYYCYTPIDNPEQFRDEHHRLCLHLNLRGRIIVAPEGLNGTVSGTVADCAEYMRIVKADPRFATLEFKVEPAAAHTFQKLHVRVKPEIVHVGLPHIKPYERTGVHLSPQEFRDLKDQEDVVVLDVRSDYEHELGRFKNAVTLDIENFREFPEKVAELEQYKGKKILTYCTGGIKCEKASAFLLEQGFEDVYQLHGGIIKYGLEAGGEDFDGKCYVFDGRVAVDVNSVNPTVISHCHHCGTLSDRMVNCANPHCNAHVPLCETCGQQLEGACSATCLEHPDKRPYDGTGTYPKISNHYSPEQGLISYRAPVR
- a CDS encoding DUF2851 family protein gives rise to the protein MQEDFLHYVWQHQYFDKAELHTTAGEVLTVLRPGMRNSDAGPDFLNARLQLGEVEWNGAVEIHIRASDWHRHKHQHDPKYDQVVLHVVFEADQPVCRLDGSEVPALVLAPRLAPELLHSYERLLLATDTADTLPCAPLLGTVPDITRVSMAERALLERVEQKAAVVAELHQQLGQDWEATAYHALAGAFGFQKNSEPLARLAKALPLGILRRHRHDARQLEALLFGQAGFLTENENTRTDAYITGLRQEFEFLRHKYSLHGTALAAHEWNFLRMRPANFPPVRLAQLAAVLHARPALFDALLSAADVPTLLRFFQAPTTDYWRGHYRPGVPGKVPTLGKSSIQVLITNVVVPLRVAYARHVGQPELVESAVALLSQLSAEHNHITDAYAAQGFVHRTAADSQGLLALHRGYCVPRRCMQCAIGSRILQRNMAIR
- a CDS encoding NeuD/PglB/VioB family sugar acetyltransferase; protein product: MENPIIILGAQTVGTSALDAFLSNDLVVYCLLDDDTKLQNTELFDVPVMGSTDDKELLKLLGKKCEVFVATEDTASRRSLTNMLHEEYQAVPVNAIHQRASVSVHAWLGHGNLISANAVVVGTAKIGNGCLIGPNAVVDARADLGDYAQLGAGAILNADVTVGEQAFIGAGAIVVAGVKIGNKARVGAGSVVVADVPANQTVFGNPAQKV
- a CDS encoding N-acetyl sugar amidotransferase, producing the protein MTQLYQQCTRCIMDTTVPGIQFDTRGECNFCAVHDHMDHAFPLGEAGRRKVQEIADDIKQLGKGKKYDCVLGVSGGRDSSYTIWYCVVKLGLRPLAVHFNDGFGNPVAGENMIKACRKLGVEMRTITSDWRESKDLKIAFLKASTPDMEEGTDVGIATALYGVAAKEGIQRIVIGQSFRTEGIAPLSWNYLDGKYLKAVQKQFGTVPLRPWKPDDPGFNLGIKEMFYYAFVRRIKTVTLLYHVDYVRADVDELLERELDWVNPGAHYFDDLYQSVIYYLNRTKFNIDRRLFNYSALVRSGQMSRETALERVSHVNKIEDEKVISLCIKRLGLTREEFEQIVATPPKTFRDYPNNYALIQQLRWPIKMLSRLNLIPESAYDKYFNCGT